A region from the Rhinoderma darwinii isolate aRhiDar2 chromosome 2, aRhiDar2.hap1, whole genome shotgun sequence genome encodes:
- the KCTD14 gene encoding BTB/POZ domain-containing protein KCTD14 isoform X2 codes for MMSPVVQLNIGGDIYTTTIGTLKKYQGSKLFEMFSGQPKLRTDPEGRYFIDREGKYFRYILEYLRSGQVPTQYIQEVYKEALFYEIEALVKKLEETPQIFGEQVGRKQFLARVPNYSENIEVMIRIARAEVVASRYSNVIACIVRTEEDASKCHDALNTLDMDKESVVKFGPWKASPGISDLLDCIRADIEDKGYKVSYLPHVADKGFRFKSYDFFYKFVFTWW; via the coding sequence atgtCGCCCGTCGTTCAGTTGAATATCGGTGGTGATATTTATACAACAACCATTGGGACACTGAAGAAGTATCAAGGTTCCAAGCTTTTTGAGATGTTCAGTGGGCAGCCCAAGCTCCGCACAGACCCTGAGGGGAGGTATTTTATTGACAGGGAGGGGAAATATTTCCGCTACATCCTGGAGTATCTACGTTCCGGTCAAGTGCCCACTCAGTACATCCAAGAAGTCTACAAGGAGGCCTTGTTCTATGAAATTGAGGCATTGGTGAAGAAGTTGGAAGAGACCCCACAAATCTTTGGGGAGCAGGTCGGAAGAAAGCAATTCCTTGCGCGAGTACCCAACTATAGTGAAAACATTGAGGTGATGATACGCATCGCCAGGGCGGAGGTGGTGGCCTCGCGATACTCCAATGTCATTGCTTGCATTGTGAGGACTGAGGAGGATGCGTCAAAGTGTCACGACGCCCTAAACACTCTCGACATGGACAAGGAGTCTGTGGTCAAGTTTGGACCTTGGAAGGCGTCTCCGGGAATCTCCGACCTGCTGGACTGTATTAGAGCGGACATTGAGGACAAAGGCTACAAAGTATCGTACCTGCCTCATGTAGCTGATAAAGGGTTTAGGTTTAAATCATATGACTTTTTTTACAAGTTTGTATTTACatggtggtaa
- the KCTD14 gene encoding BTB/POZ domain-containing protein KCTD14 isoform X1, translating to MSVIEQRSKGKQVTSPLQSMSPVVQLNIGGDIYTTTIGTLKKYQGSKLFEMFSGQPKLRTDPEGRYFIDREGKYFRYILEYLRSGQVPTQYIQEVYKEALFYEIEALVKKLEETPQIFGEQVGRKQFLARVPNYSENIEVMIRIARAEVVASRYSNVIACIVRTEEDASKCHDALNTLDMDKESVVKFGPWKASPGISDLLDCIRADIEDKGYKVSYLPHVADKGFRFKSYDFFYKFVFTWW from the coding sequence atgtCGCCCGTCGTTCAGTTGAATATCGGTGGTGATATTTATACAACAACCATTGGGACACTGAAGAAGTATCAAGGTTCCAAGCTTTTTGAGATGTTCAGTGGGCAGCCCAAGCTCCGCACAGACCCTGAGGGGAGGTATTTTATTGACAGGGAGGGGAAATATTTCCGCTACATCCTGGAGTATCTACGTTCCGGTCAAGTGCCCACTCAGTACATCCAAGAAGTCTACAAGGAGGCCTTGTTCTATGAAATTGAGGCATTGGTGAAGAAGTTGGAAGAGACCCCACAAATCTTTGGGGAGCAGGTCGGAAGAAAGCAATTCCTTGCGCGAGTACCCAACTATAGTGAAAACATTGAGGTGATGATACGCATCGCCAGGGCGGAGGTGGTGGCCTCGCGATACTCCAATGTCATTGCTTGCATTGTGAGGACTGAGGAGGATGCGTCAAAGTGTCACGACGCCCTAAACACTCTCGACATGGACAAGGAGTCTGTGGTCAAGTTTGGACCTTGGAAGGCGTCTCCGGGAATCTCCGACCTGCTGGACTGTATTAGAGCGGACATTGAGGACAAAGGCTACAAAGTATCGTACCTGCCTCATGTAGCTGATAAAGGGTTTAGGTTTAAATCATATGACTTTTTTTACAAGTTTGTATTTACatggtggtaa
- the KCTD14 gene encoding BTB/POZ domain-containing protein KCTD14 isoform X3, whose protein sequence is MSPVVQLNIGGDIYTTTIGTLKKYQGSKLFEMFSGQPKLRTDPEGRYFIDREGKYFRYILEYLRSGQVPTQYIQEVYKEALFYEIEALVKKLEETPQIFGEQVGRKQFLARVPNYSENIEVMIRIARAEVVASRYSNVIACIVRTEEDASKCHDALNTLDMDKESVVKFGPWKASPGISDLLDCIRADIEDKGYKVSYLPHVADKGFRFKSYDFFYKFVFTWW, encoded by the coding sequence atgtCGCCCGTCGTTCAGTTGAATATCGGTGGTGATATTTATACAACAACCATTGGGACACTGAAGAAGTATCAAGGTTCCAAGCTTTTTGAGATGTTCAGTGGGCAGCCCAAGCTCCGCACAGACCCTGAGGGGAGGTATTTTATTGACAGGGAGGGGAAATATTTCCGCTACATCCTGGAGTATCTACGTTCCGGTCAAGTGCCCACTCAGTACATCCAAGAAGTCTACAAGGAGGCCTTGTTCTATGAAATTGAGGCATTGGTGAAGAAGTTGGAAGAGACCCCACAAATCTTTGGGGAGCAGGTCGGAAGAAAGCAATTCCTTGCGCGAGTACCCAACTATAGTGAAAACATTGAGGTGATGATACGCATCGCCAGGGCGGAGGTGGTGGCCTCGCGATACTCCAATGTCATTGCTTGCATTGTGAGGACTGAGGAGGATGCGTCAAAGTGTCACGACGCCCTAAACACTCTCGACATGGACAAGGAGTCTGTGGTCAAGTTTGGACCTTGGAAGGCGTCTCCGGGAATCTCCGACCTGCTGGACTGTATTAGAGCGGACATTGAGGACAAAGGCTACAAAGTATCGTACCTGCCTCATGTAGCTGATAAAGGGTTTAGGTTTAAATCATATGACTTTTTTTACAAGTTTGTATTTACatggtggtaa